In a genomic window of Fimbriimonadia bacterium:
- the thrS gene encoding threonine--tRNA ligase — MLKQPYSEQPVFRLRHSAAHLMAQAVTQLFPGTKLGIGPPIENGFYYDFDLPRPLTEDDLPKIEQRMHELADATQPIERFELPRNEARKYIEEHHPDDPYKLELLADIPEGDTISFYKQGDFVDLCRGPHVENTNAIQHFKLLSIAGAYWKGSERNKMLTRIYGTAWFTQEELDAYLKRVEDAKLRDHKRLGKELGIFMVSPEVGSGLPMLLPKGAVIRKLLEEYIYGVEERHGYWHVLTPALAKASLYRQSGHLAHYKQSMYPLMDLDGEEFVLRPMNCPHHYMIYKSEVRSYRELPLRIGEPGTVYRYERSGVLSGMMRVRCFTINDAHCFVRPDQIGDEVKHHVLMLEEVYRRLQIPDDMYWYRLSLPDLNDKEKYHGDLEKWEMAESELRRAMDEMGRDYMAVTGEAAFYGPKIDVELQDALGREETASTIQLDLLAPETFDMHYIGEDGKEHRPVVFHRAPIGSFERMMAYLIELYAGAFPLWLAPVQAVVVPIADRHTEYGASVRDRLAAEGFRVTLDDRRETVGHKIRDSEKQKNPYTLVCGDKEVASGAVSVRARGQGDLGPMSLDDLITRMRSELPTE, encoded by the coding sequence ATGCTCAAGCAGCCGTACTCCGAACAGCCCGTCTTCAGGCTCCGGCACTCCGCCGCCCACCTCATGGCCCAGGCCGTCACCCAACTCTTTCCGGGCACCAAGCTCGGTATCGGCCCGCCCATCGAAAACGGGTTCTACTACGATTTCGACCTCCCGCGTCCGCTCACGGAGGATGACCTCCCCAAGATCGAGCAGCGGATGCATGAATTGGCGGATGCCACGCAGCCCATCGAGCGCTTCGAGCTGCCGCGCAATGAGGCACGCAAGTACATCGAGGAACACCACCCGGACGACCCCTACAAGCTGGAGCTGCTCGCCGACATCCCGGAAGGCGACACGATCAGCTTCTACAAGCAGGGTGACTTCGTAGACCTCTGCCGCGGTCCTCACGTCGAGAATACCAATGCCATCCAGCACTTCAAACTGCTGAGCATCGCCGGTGCCTACTGGAAGGGCAGCGAGCGCAATAAGATGCTGACACGCATTTATGGCACCGCATGGTTCACCCAGGAAGAACTGGATGCATATCTGAAGCGCGTGGAAGATGCCAAGCTACGGGACCATAAGCGACTAGGCAAAGAACTCGGCATATTCATGGTCTCGCCCGAGGTCGGTAGTGGCCTTCCGATGCTGCTACCGAAAGGCGCGGTGATCCGCAAGCTCCTCGAAGAGTATATCTATGGCGTCGAAGAGCGCCACGGATATTGGCATGTACTGACACCCGCGCTCGCCAAAGCCTCCCTCTACCGGCAGTCGGGTCATCTCGCACATTACAAGCAGAGCATGTATCCCCTCATGGACCTGGACGGCGAGGAGTTCGTGCTGCGTCCTATGAACTGCCCGCACCACTACATGATCTACAAGTCCGAGGTGAGGTCGTATCGCGAGTTGCCCCTGCGCATCGGCGAACCAGGCACCGTGTATCGCTATGAACGGTCCGGCGTGCTGTCCGGCATGATGCGCGTGCGCTGCTTCACGATCAACGATGCGCACTGCTTCGTTCGGCCAGACCAAATCGGGGACGAGGTGAAGCACCACGTACTGATGCTGGAAGAGGTGTATCGCCGCCTTCAGATTCCCGACGACATGTACTGGTATCGTCTCTCGCTGCCGGACCTGAACGACAAAGAGAAGTATCACGGCGATCTCGAGAAGTGGGAAATGGCGGAATCCGAACTGAGACGTGCCATGGACGAGATGGGCCGCGACTACATGGCAGTGACAGGTGAGGCTGCATTCTATGGACCGAAGATTGACGTGGAGCTTCAGGACGCTTTGGGTCGTGAAGAGACCGCGTCTACCATCCAGCTAGACCTGTTAGCGCCGGAAACCTTCGACATGCACTACATCGGTGAGGATGGCAAGGAGCACAGGCCCGTCGTCTTCCACCGTGCGCCGATCGGTTCTTTCGAACGCATGATGGCGTATCTGATCGAGCTGTACGCCGGTGCGTTCCCGCTGTGGCTGGCTCCCGTGCAGGCAGTGGTGGTGCCTATCGCGGACCGCCACACCGAATACGGCGCTTCGGTGCGTGATCGCCTGGCCGCCGAGGGCTTTCGAGTGACGTTGGATGACCGCCGCGAGACTGTCGGACACAAGATACGCGACTCGGAGAAGCAGAAGAACCCTTACACGCTGGTGTGTGGTGACAAGGAGGTGGCTTCGGGCGCGGTCTCCGTGCGAGCCCGAGGGCAAGGCGATCTCGGGCCGATGTCATTGGACGATCTGATCACCCGCATGCGCTCGGAGCTTCCGACGGAATAA
- a CDS encoding twin-arginine translocase TatA/TatE family subunit: MIGTPELVVGGILILVLFGAKRIPELARSVGQAVGELQKGIRESQRVVRETVDEEPEETKTPQ; the protein is encoded by the coding sequence ATGATCGGAACGCCCGAACTCGTCGTCGGTGGCATCCTCATCCTCGTACTCTTTGGCGCCAAGCGCATTCCCGAGCTGGCTCGCTCGGTCGGGCAGGCCGTCGGCGAATTGCAGAAGGGCATTCGCGAGTCCCAGAGGGTCGTACGGGAGACCGTGGACGAGGAGCCGGAAGAGACGAAAACCCCCCAGTAG